The Thermodesulfobacteriota bacterium DNA window GCCGTTCTTTGTCCGCAAAAAAGTGCGGCTGCGGGTTGAAGACGACGCCCGCCGCGCCGGACACAGCGAGGTGACGCTGGCGGACGTCCATGAAAGCCGGAAACGCTTCCTGCAAACGATGTCTTCCGAAGTGCGGGGATATCAGCTGGACACCTGTTTCGGTTCGGGCGACTGCCCCAACCGGGCCGTGCCGGCTGAATCCCTGCGCCGGAGACTGGAAACGGTTTTAAAGGACGCCGACCTGCTGGCCTTTCTCAAATCCGAGGTTGCCGGAGACCTGAAGCTTCATCATGAGTTCCGGGTGACCCTGGCCGAGTGTCCCAACGCCTGCTCCCAGCCCCAGATCAAGGATATCGGGATTCTGGGCGCCGTCCGGCCCGGCCTGACGGATACGGCCTGCACCGGCTGCAACGCCTGCGTCGAGGTCTGCCCGGATGACGCCGTCCGGCTGGATGAAAACATGGACAGGCCCGTACTGGACATGTCCCGCTGCCAGTCCTGCGGCCTTTGCGTCAATGCCTGCCCCACCGGAACCATCTCCGCCGCGTGCCGGGGTTACCGCATCCTGGTTGGCGGCAAACTGGGGCGCCATCCCCGCCTGGCCCGGGAACTGCCGGGAATTTACGACGAGGACGGCGTTCTGGACGTGGTCCGCGACTGCCTGGATCATTACAAACAGACCAGCCGTAACGGACGCCGCTTTGCCGAAATCCTGACCGACGACCGTTTCCGGGATCTGGCCGAAAGAAAATAAAAGGAGAACCTGACATGCTCAAACGAATCGAAGTATTCAAGGAAGGCGGCTTCAAGGACCTGACCCTCAACAAATTCCTGGTCCATGATTCCCCCTACATGCGGGTCATCAACTTCAATTTCCAGCCCGGCCAGGAACTGCCCATCCACAACCACGACGTGGAAGGCCAGCTCAGCATCGCGGTGCTGGAAGGCCGGGGCCTGTTCCTGGGCAAGGACGGCGCCGAACTGCCG harbors:
- a CDS encoding 4Fe-4S dicluster domain-containing protein, producing the protein MKWSPEAEDALRGVPFFVRKKVRLRVEDDARRAGHSEVTLADVHESRKRFLQTMSSEVRGYQLDTCFGSGDCPNRAVPAESLRRRLETVLKDADLLAFLKSEVAGDLKLHHEFRVTLAECPNACSQPQIKDIGILGAVRPGLTDTACTGCNACVEVCPDDAVRLDENMDRPVLDMSRCQSCGLCVNACPTGTISAACRGYRILVGGKLGRHPRLARELPGIYDEDGVLDVVRDCLDHYKQTSRNGRRFAEILTDDRFRDLAERK
- a CDS encoding cupin domain-containing protein, with protein sequence MLKRIEVFKEGGFKDLTLNKFLVHDSPYMRVINFNFQPGQELPIHNHDVEGQLSIAVLEGRGLFLGKDGAELPANPGDVLISDIAEPHGIRAETQMRVLVTIAPPI